The following coding sequences lie in one Deltaproteobacteria bacterium genomic window:
- a CDS encoding propionyl-CoA carboxylase: MSWQREIDGIERRKQLAQEHGGAEAVTRQHEQGRLTIRERVVGLIDAASFREQGPIAGHADIDEQGQIHTFTPANYVLGVGKIDGRLCVVGGEDFTVRGGSPSPAGLRKSVFAEEMALRYRLPLIRFLEGGGGSVPRGDGKSGGGGEAVNAPPRFMSIMQVMGTVPVVSAAMGAVAGLPAARLVASHFSIMTKHTSQVMIGGPALVERAFGRRPTKEELGGPDVHLRSGVVDNVADDEGGVFVQIRRFLSYLPTNVWEAAPITLSDDSRDRQAPELLSIIPRNRRRAYAMRRLIEYVVDRDSFFELAALYGPSQITGLARLNGHAVGIWANDPAWYAGSMTADGAQKVRRFIDLCDTFHLPIVCFVDEPGFMIGPEAEQTATIRHGTATLFAVMQSTVPWASVIVRKVYGVAGAAHFGPGGMVFAWPSAESGALPLEGGVAVAYRREIESAPDPEAKRREIEERLASQRNPYAKAEAFGVTDLIDPRHTRPTLCDWIDLTQPQLQTHRGPRAYTMRP, encoded by the coding sequence ATGAGTTGGCAGCGCGAAATCGATGGTATCGAGCGACGCAAGCAGCTTGCGCAGGAGCACGGCGGCGCTGAGGCGGTGACGCGTCAGCATGAGCAAGGTCGCCTCACTATCCGTGAGCGTGTTGTTGGACTTATCGATGCGGCTTCCTTCCGCGAACAGGGGCCCATTGCTGGACATGCAGACATCGATGAGCAGGGGCAAATCCACACCTTTACGCCAGCGAACTATGTGTTAGGTGTTGGCAAGATCGATGGGCGATTGTGTGTGGTTGGTGGCGAGGATTTCACTGTCCGTGGTGGATCGCCGTCGCCTGCCGGATTACGCAAGAGTGTGTTTGCTGAAGAAATGGCGTTGCGATATCGCCTACCGTTGATTCGCTTCCTCGAAGGTGGTGGCGGCAGTGTTCCACGTGGCGATGGCAAAAGTGGTGGTGGCGGTGAGGCCGTGAATGCCCCGCCGCGCTTCATGTCGATCATGCAAGTCATGGGAACCGTGCCAGTTGTGTCAGCCGCGATGGGCGCTGTCGCTGGTTTGCCCGCGGCACGGTTGGTTGCCTCGCATTTCTCCATCATGACCAAACACACCTCGCAAGTGATGATTGGCGGTCCGGCGTTAGTGGAGCGTGCGTTTGGCCGACGTCCGACCAAAGAGGAACTGGGCGGACCAGACGTTCATTTGCGCAGTGGCGTTGTTGACAATGTCGCTGATGATGAGGGGGGTGTGTTCGTGCAGATTCGCCGCTTCCTGAGTTATCTGCCGACTAATGTGTGGGAGGCAGCACCGATAACACTCAGTGATGATAGCCGTGATCGGCAAGCACCAGAACTATTATCAATTATCCCCCGCAATCGTCGTCGTGCCTATGCCATGCGTCGACTTATTGAATATGTAGTCGATCGGGATTCCTTCTTTGAATTGGCCGCTTTGTATGGGCCGTCGCAGATTACAGGCCTAGCCCGACTCAATGGCCATGCGGTGGGCATCTGGGCCAATGATCCTGCGTGGTATGCGGGGTCGATGACCGCTGATGGTGCACAGAAAGTGCGACGTTTTATTGACCTGTGCGATACCTTCCACCTCCCGATTGTTTGCTTCGTTGATGAGCCTGGCTTCATGATTGGTCCTGAGGCTGAGCAAACCGCGACCATTCGTCACGGTACAGCGACGCTCTTTGCCGTGATGCAATCCACGGTGCCGTGGGCATCAGTGATCGTACGCAAAGTCTATGGCGTTGCTGGTGCTGCGCATTTTGGTCCTGGGGGTATGGTGTTTGCCTGGCCCTCAGCGGAAAGTGGCGCGTTACCACTGGAAGGTGGCGTAGCGGTTGCTTACCGCCGTGAGATCGAATCTGCACCTGATCCTGAAGCCAAACGACGAGAGATCGAAGAACGCTTAGCAAGCCAGCGCAATCCGTATGCAAAAGCTGAGGCGTTCGGAGTAACCGACCTCATCGACCCCCGCCACACCCGACCGACGCTCTGTGATTGGATTGACTTGACCCAACCTCAGCTGCAAACCCATCGCGGTCCGCGGGCGTATACGATGAGACCGTAG
- a CDS encoding enoyl-CoA hydratase, whose product MTESVLLSERDAGMVTLTLNRPHAMNALSHELRQAIVQTFHELQADADVRVVILTGAGKAFCAGLDLKELGQTGLPAVGARGAVGGDNDIIQAMAQFDRPIIGAINGVAITGGFELALACDILVASSAARFADTHARVGAMPGWGLSQKLSRLIGIYRAKELSLTGNFLLAEKAGAWGLVNRVVAPEDLLPTCRQLAMDILSCVPEMVRNLKRVIDDGYAQTFSEGMQIEYEAWRSHSRTLNPEEFAARRVAVQQRGRNQTS is encoded by the coding sequence ATGACAGAGTCAGTACTATTAAGCGAAAGAGACGCCGGTATGGTGACCCTCACATTGAACCGTCCGCATGCGATGAATGCGCTGTCACATGAACTCCGACAAGCCATCGTCCAGACGTTCCATGAGTTACAAGCCGATGCAGACGTGCGCGTTGTGATTTTGACTGGCGCAGGTAAAGCCTTCTGTGCAGGTCTCGATCTCAAAGAGCTTGGACAAACCGGGCTCCCCGCGGTGGGAGCGCGTGGAGCGGTCGGTGGGGACAATGACATCATTCAGGCAATGGCTCAATTTGATCGCCCAATTATTGGCGCGATTAACGGTGTGGCAATTACTGGTGGTTTTGAACTTGCTCTGGCGTGCGACATTTTGGTAGCGTCGAGCGCTGCGCGGTTTGCTGACACGCACGCTCGCGTGGGCGCGATGCCAGGCTGGGGGTTAAGCCAAAAACTGTCCCGCCTTATTGGTATCTACCGTGCGAAAGAATTGTCGCTGACCGGAAACTTCCTGTTGGCCGAGAAGGCTGGAGCCTGGGGATTGGTGAATCGTGTCGTTGCTCCTGAAGACTTGCTTCCGACCTGTCGGCAATTGGCAATGGATATTCTTTCGTGTGTACCGGAGATGGTGCGAAACTTGAAGCGAGTTATTGATGACGGGTATGCGCAAACCTTTAGCGAGGGCATGCAGATTGAATATGAAGCCTGGCGATCTCACAGCCGTACCCTCAATCCTGAGGAATTCGCGGCACGCCGAGTGGCCGTACAGCAACGGGGGCGGAACCAAACGTCATGA
- a CDS encoding caspase family protein, with product MGKKALLVGINRYKIPGADLRGCVNDVKNMQAVLTQMYGFASKDIAVLTDFAATSKAMAAAVSKLIRDARKGDVLLLHYSGHGSNVPDANGDEADRRDEILCPTDLDWKKPFLDDWLRTTLDGLRAGVSLTVIMDCCHSGSITRVLVPPDAPRIARYLPSPWDLVATESGRKLRGRVQGSLRASTTTARKKKDVVNVKIPELLITGCRDTQTSADAHIGGAFNGALTYCLVETLKNAGGNISYRKLHEQTLKRLKQGGFDQVPQLEGLGTKFDRPFFSPEP from the coding sequence ATGGGGAAAAAAGCACTGCTTGTTGGTATTAATCGTTACAAGATTCCGGGCGCTGATCTGCGCGGGTGCGTCAACGACGTGAAGAATATGCAGGCCGTATTGACCCAGATGTATGGCTTCGCCAGCAAGGATATTGCCGTGTTGACTGACTTCGCCGCGACCAGCAAAGCGATGGCGGCCGCTGTCAGCAAGCTTATCCGCGATGCGCGCAAAGGGGACGTCCTGTTGCTTCATTATTCTGGGCACGGCTCAAACGTGCCTGATGCGAATGGCGACGAAGCTGACCGGCGAGACGAAATTCTCTGTCCGACAGATTTGGATTGGAAGAAGCCATTTTTGGATGACTGGTTGCGCACAACGTTGGATGGTCTTCGTGCAGGGGTGAGCTTGACGGTCATCATGGATTGCTGCCATTCGGGTTCGATTACTCGTGTGCTCGTGCCCCCTGATGCGCCGCGTATTGCTCGGTACCTGCCGAGTCCTTGGGATTTGGTTGCGACGGAATCGGGGCGTAAGTTGCGCGGTCGGGTACAAGGGAGCCTGCGGGCTTCAACCACGACTGCTCGCAAGAAGAAAGATGTGGTTAATGTGAAGATCCCCGAATTGTTGATCACTGGTTGTCGTGATACGCAAACCTCAGCCGATGCGCATATTGGTGGAGCCTTCAATGGGGCTCTCACTTATTGTTTGGTAGAAACGCTGAAAAATGCTGGCGGGAATATTTCCTACCGCAAACTGCACGAACAGACACTGAAACGGCTGAAACAGGGCGGGTTCGATCAAGTGCCGCAACTCGAAGGCCTGGGCACGAAGTTCGATCGTCCGTTCTTTTCTCCTGAACCGTAG
- a CDS encoding SgcJ/EcaC family oxidoreductase, translating to MPARKPEECDTLLCEALNRGDLEAAVALYEPTATFVAAPGKILTGHAGVRESMQGFLAIKPKFTISVNAVENGDIAVLRSKWNVNGTGADGKPVAMSGNGIEVVRRQSDGTWKFIIDNPNGAD from the coding sequence ATGCCAGCACGCAAACCTGAAGAGTGTGACACGTTGCTTTGTGAGGCGCTGAACCGTGGAGATTTGGAAGCCGCGGTCGCCTTATACGAACCCACGGCCACTTTTGTTGCCGCACCAGGAAAGATACTCACCGGACACGCTGGAGTGCGTGAATCGATGCAAGGGTTTCTTGCCATTAAGCCCAAATTCACTATTAGTGTGAACGCGGTGGAGAATGGAGATATTGCTGTCCTCCGCTCGAAGTGGAATGTGAATGGTACTGGAGCCGATGGCAAACCAGTGGCGATGTCAGGCAATGGCATTGAAGTCGTCCGTCGCCAGTCTGATGGAACGTGGAAGTTTATCATCGACAACCCGAACGGAGCGGATTAA
- a CDS encoding Dyp-type peroxidase, which produces MPQPQAGIVPAPSPNALFLVLRVRDLATNGKAVAKVAASTPTLTTKIAALDPRAKLVCTVSFGSRFWETISPQKRPAKLRPFTAITNGSLRAPSTGGDLLFHILSKRHDLNFELAMRMREQLGDMVEVMDEVHGFQYLDSRDLTGFIDGTENPAGNKDRTEVALIGKEDAAFAGGSYVFTQRYVHNLKKWATTPLQEQEGAVGRKKKDSKELSEKRKPATAHISRVVMEERGEELEIVRHSFPYGTVSESGLFFIAYTRNLDIPEKMLQRMLGTAGDGLHDHLMDFTQAVTGATFFAPSVEVLKSLGK; this is translated from the coding sequence ATGCCCCAGCCCCAAGCCGGGATTGTGCCAGCTCCAAGCCCCAATGCCCTCTTTCTTGTGTTGCGCGTCCGCGACCTTGCCACCAATGGCAAAGCCGTGGCCAAAGTCGCCGCAAGTACCCCTACCCTCACCACGAAAATCGCTGCGCTCGATCCACGGGCAAAACTTGTTTGCACGGTGAGTTTTGGTTCTCGGTTCTGGGAGACGATTTCACCCCAGAAACGCCCGGCAAAACTTCGCCCGTTCACCGCGATTACAAATGGCAGTCTCAGAGCGCCGAGCACTGGCGGTGATCTCCTGTTCCATATCCTTTCCAAGCGCCATGATCTCAACTTTGAACTCGCTATGCGTATGCGCGAGCAACTTGGCGACATGGTCGAAGTGATGGACGAAGTCCACGGTTTTCAATATCTCGACTCGCGAGATCTTACTGGCTTCATTGATGGCACCGAGAATCCGGCAGGCAACAAAGACCGCACTGAGGTTGCCCTGATTGGCAAAGAAGACGCCGCTTTCGCTGGAGGCAGTTATGTCTTCACTCAGCGCTATGTACATAACTTGAAGAAGTGGGCAACGACCCCACTCCAAGAGCAAGAAGGCGCGGTCGGACGTAAGAAAAAGGATAGCAAAGAATTGTCAGAGAAACGTAAACCTGCGACCGCCCACATCAGCCGTGTCGTCATGGAAGAGCGTGGCGAAGAACTCGAAATCGTTCGTCACAGCTTCCCGTACGGCACCGTATCAGAATCTGGCCTCTTTTTTATCGCCTACACGAGAAACCTCGACATCCCAGAAAAGATGTTGCAGCGTATGCTTGGCACTGCTGGTGATGGGTTACATGATCATTTGATGGATTTCACCCAAGCCGTGACTGGCGCAACATTTTTTGCCCCGTCAGTAGAAGTGCTGAAGTCGCTCGGCAAATGA
- a CDS encoding outer membrane lipoprotein-sorting protein: MLVRLIVVVTCLTLGYQPTLAWAQNPSRDGRTWKTVAELSPQERERIDLSTDTPRHSQFPYLPAEPYPFAPPYTAEEMGFRSMEFPHQPRWSCVYADAGATIDHWGHLIVQSKTVGLVAYHGTEGLKTEIYDTAPGDSFVTSLSQDIAPAEKYGNQSLFSRYRTDKTFTKKIDMFVYTNGLRRVRRQPQPRRSDRFPNQAFTFDDTFGRDAWEWSWRIIGTDVLHQTLRFPKMRKSITLTDANGQLHDTPVSEIRPMGKGYTGYTADGGVPCYVVEAKVREDWLPGYYAPRILYWLDQQAFYPLRIEEYDREGKLIFIETRVAEFRNPALKEQGYGMQMDLYWDVTTDLMTYSTHDGHQLREWTDDDRKSYFNPDFLRRVWFIGGVKSQADVSTPEEFFLRPALLEGRFPDERNIELPADLRARINAQEKAGQLVFSEERVDR, encoded by the coding sequence ATGCTCGTGCGACTGATCGTTGTTGTGACATGCCTAACGCTGGGATATCAACCTACGCTCGCTTGGGCGCAAAACCCTTCTCGCGATGGCAGGACGTGGAAGACCGTTGCCGAGCTATCACCTCAAGAGCGAGAGCGTATCGACCTGTCGACTGATACGCCACGTCACTCTCAGTTTCCGTATCTGCCAGCCGAGCCCTATCCGTTTGCCCCACCGTACACCGCTGAAGAAATGGGCTTTCGCTCGATGGAGTTTCCTCACCAACCGCGCTGGTCCTGTGTCTATGCCGATGCTGGAGCGACCATCGACCATTGGGGACACCTTATCGTTCAAAGTAAGACTGTGGGGTTGGTCGCATACCACGGCACAGAAGGATTAAAGACCGAGATCTACGATACCGCTCCTGGCGACAGCTTTGTGACCTCACTGTCGCAAGACATCGCTCCAGCCGAGAAGTATGGCAATCAGTCGCTGTTCTCGCGTTATCGCACCGATAAGACGTTCACCAAGAAGATTGACATGTTCGTGTACACCAACGGGCTCAGGCGTGTCCGACGACAGCCACAACCCCGTCGCAGTGACCGTTTCCCGAATCAGGCATTTACGTTTGATGACACGTTTGGCCGAGATGCCTGGGAGTGGTCATGGCGTATTATTGGCACCGACGTGCTTCATCAGACGCTACGGTTTCCTAAGATGAGGAAGTCGATCACGCTTACCGACGCAAACGGGCAGTTACACGATACCCCAGTGAGTGAGATCAGGCCGATGGGGAAAGGGTATACCGGTTACACCGCCGATGGTGGGGTGCCGTGCTATGTTGTCGAAGCGAAGGTGCGAGAAGACTGGCTCCCTGGATACTACGCGCCGCGAATTCTCTATTGGCTTGATCAACAGGCATTCTATCCGTTGCGGATTGAAGAGTACGATCGTGAAGGGAAACTCATCTTCATTGAAACGCGCGTGGCGGAGTTTCGTAATCCCGCACTGAAAGAGCAAGGGTACGGCATGCAAATGGATTTGTACTGGGATGTCACGACTGATTTGATGACGTATTCAACCCATGATGGCCATCAGTTACGAGAATGGACCGACGACGATCGCAAGTCGTATTTCAATCCAGACTTTCTGCGGCGCGTGTGGTTCATTGGTGGCGTGAAAAGTCAGGCAGATGTGAGTACGCCAGAAGAGTTTTTCTTACGCCCGGCGTTGCTCGAAGGCCGTTTCCCTGATGAGCGGAACATTGAGTTACCTGCGGATCTGCGTGCGCGGATTAACGCACAAGAGAAAGCAGGGCAGTTGGTCTTTAGTGAAGAACGGGTGGATCGGTAA
- a CDS encoding TIGR00730 family Rossman fold protein has protein sequence MERANRFFPLCSFLIFNFSLMKLKPMLSPTPARSLSLTVYCASSKRVARKYLDVATDMGRLIAQRGHTLVYGGGNIGLMGALAQSALTHGGKVRGVILSEFIEKGYAQDGHEMHSVDDMRSRKRGLDEFGDAYIALPGGFGTLEEILEMISFKQLGFHHKPIVFVNTDGYFDGLLQQFARGFAEAFIHERFRDVYSVVATAEEAIATVER, from the coding sequence ATGGAGAGAGCAAACCGTTTCTTTCCTCTTTGCTCATTTTTAATTTTTAATTTTTCATTGATGAAATTGAAGCCTATGCTCTCTCCCACACCAGCTCGTTCGCTTTCTCTCACTGTGTACTGTGCGTCAAGCAAACGTGTCGCACGGAAATATCTTGACGTTGCAACCGACATGGGCCGCTTGATTGCTCAGCGCGGGCACACATTGGTCTACGGTGGCGGCAATATCGGTCTCATGGGTGCACTTGCGCAGTCCGCGCTGACCCACGGCGGCAAAGTTCGTGGGGTCATTCTCAGCGAGTTCATCGAGAAAGGATACGCCCAAGACGGCCACGAGATGCATTCGGTTGACGACATGCGCTCGCGGAAGCGTGGTCTCGACGAATTTGGCGATGCGTACATTGCGCTTCCCGGTGGCTTTGGCACGTTAGAAGAGATTCTTGAAATGATCTCCTTCAAGCAACTCGGGTTTCATCATAAGCCCATTGTCTTCGTGAATACCGATGGGTACTTTGACGGCCTGTTACAACAGTTCGCACGTGGGTTCGCCGAAGCCTTCATCCACGAACGATTTCGTGATGTGTACAGCGTCGTGGCCACAGCGGAGGAAGCGATTGCCACTGTCGAACGATAA
- a CDS encoding DUF1295 domain-containing protein yields MLPGLAVILVAVTLVWLLSLVKRDVSIVDIFWGLGFVILSWFYRSLGPELTDRHWVLLIVVTIWGFRLALHLLWRNWGHEEDARYQVMRSYRGANFWWMSLFTIFFLQGVLLWLIVMPLAVVQLNVGPPLWRWTDVLGLLCWSIGFFFETVGDWQLARFKANPANRGRVMNTGLWAYTRHPNYFGDAMVWWGHFLLAFAVPGSLWTIFSPVLMTVLLLKISGVALLEQTITERRPAYRDYILQTNAFLPWFPRRSSS; encoded by the coding sequence CTGTTACCGGGTCTTGCCGTGATTTTGGTCGCCGTAACTTTGGTGTGGCTGCTGAGTCTCGTCAAACGCGACGTCAGTATTGTCGATATTTTCTGGGGCCTCGGCTTCGTGATACTCAGCTGGTTCTATCGCTCGCTCGGACCAGAACTCACCGATCGTCATTGGGTGTTGTTGATCGTAGTGACCATATGGGGATTCCGCCTCGCGCTGCATTTGCTCTGGCGCAACTGGGGACACGAGGAGGATGCACGTTACCAAGTGATGCGAAGCTATCGCGGAGCCAACTTCTGGTGGATGAGCCTCTTTACCATTTTCTTTCTCCAAGGGGTTTTGCTGTGGCTGATTGTCATGCCGCTGGCGGTCGTGCAACTCAATGTTGGCCCTCCGTTGTGGCGCTGGACCGATGTGCTGGGGTTGTTGTGTTGGAGTATCGGCTTCTTTTTTGAGACCGTTGGTGATTGGCAACTTGCTCGTTTCAAGGCCAACCCTGCCAATCGCGGACGCGTCATGAATACCGGGCTGTGGGCCTATACGCGGCATCCGAACTACTTTGGGGATGCAATGGTGTGGTGGGGGCATTTTCTCTTGGCATTTGCGGTTCCTGGTAGCCTGTGGACAATTTTTAGCCCCGTACTGATGACTGTTCTGCTGCTGAAGATTTCGGGTGTGGCGCTGCTTGAACAAACGATCACCGAGAGGCGCCCCGCCTATCGTGACTACATTCTGCAGACCAATGCGTTTCTGCCGTGGTTTCCGAGACGCAGTTCGTCATGA
- a CDS encoding amidohydrolase: protein MGRAYNVIDSDGHVLEPPNFFVDYLDPQFRDRAPQLKVDKDGKERLLIEGRMIGGAKGLGFAGAIGARQGVTSQDIRYIEGRKGGFDPHARIPDLDLDGIDAVFLYPTLGLLSGAIQDPPLAAAVCRAYNRWLADYCKPYPDRLFGVAMLPMQSVDLAIEEMKYARNQLGMRSGFLRPNPYNNRMLSDPSYDPFWTLAQDLDFAIGIHEGTGGMPAVGVERFESPGAKHIVSHTVEMMLASLSVIWGGVCERFPKVRFAFLESGGGWIAPWLDRMDRHFDDHGVFNDTTLKMMPSEYFKRQCWIAFEPVEGSLGVLADYLGPDRILWATDYPHPDGFFPGAPKMIADKLPEKYRRKVLAESATQLYKLN from the coding sequence ATGGGCCGAGCATATAACGTCATTGATTCCGATGGCCATGTACTAGAGCCACCGAATTTTTTCGTCGATTACCTTGATCCGCAATTTCGTGACCGTGCACCGCAACTCAAAGTGGATAAAGACGGTAAAGAGCGCTTGCTGATCGAAGGCAGGATGATTGGTGGGGCGAAAGGGCTGGGCTTTGCCGGTGCGATTGGTGCTCGCCAGGGGGTGACAAGCCAGGACATTCGCTATATCGAGGGCCGCAAAGGTGGATTCGATCCCCATGCCCGTATTCCTGATCTCGACCTCGATGGGATCGACGCAGTATTTCTCTATCCCACACTAGGACTGCTGTCCGGTGCAATCCAAGACCCGCCACTTGCCGCTGCGGTGTGCCGTGCCTACAACCGCTGGCTGGCGGACTATTGCAAACCGTATCCCGATCGTCTCTTTGGGGTGGCGATGCTGCCGATGCAATCGGTTGATCTGGCCATTGAAGAGATGAAGTATGCACGTAACCAGTTGGGCATGCGGAGCGGCTTCCTGCGACCGAATCCGTATAACAACCGCATGCTGAGTGATCCGTCGTATGACCCGTTCTGGACGCTGGCGCAGGATCTCGACTTTGCCATTGGTATTCATGAAGGCACTGGTGGCATGCCGGCTGTAGGTGTTGAGCGCTTTGAGAGCCCAGGCGCGAAACACATTGTGTCGCACACCGTCGAGATGATGCTCGCGAGCTTAAGCGTGATTTGGGGTGGCGTATGTGAACGCTTTCCGAAAGTCCGTTTCGCATTTCTTGAATCTGGTGGGGGATGGATTGCGCCGTGGCTCGATCGTATGGATCGGCACTTTGATGACCATGGTGTGTTCAATGACACGACGCTGAAGATGATGCCAAGTGAATATTTCAAGCGCCAGTGCTGGATCGCTTTCGAGCCCGTAGAAGGAAGTCTTGGCGTGCTTGCGGATTATCTTGGTCCAGACCGGATCCTCTGGGCCACTGACTATCCGCATCCAGATGGTTTTTTTCCTGGTGCACCCAAAATGATCGCTGATAAACTGCCAGAGAAGTATCGTCGGAAAGTGCTGGCTGAGAGTGCAACTCAGTTGTACAAGTTGAATTAA
- a CDS encoding nucleotidyl transferase AbiEii/AbiGii toxin family protein, whose product MDDTVNTDILTSLQRNVLVALFSDPWFREHFYLTGGTALAAFYLKHRYSDDLDFFTHQNSLDSIPELMRMTADRLGLSVIALQRSPGFLRYELNGELKVDFVVDVSFRVGEPASIDALMIDSMNNIAVNKVCAILGRLDAKDYVDLFFIQKEHQFDIFELLRLGQQKDTGLDPFVWASLIAEVAQLAILPRMIRTISLEELISFSLKLRDDILDRIKPTH is encoded by the coding sequence ATGGACGACACAGTAAACACCGACATTCTTACCTCTTTGCAGCGGAATGTTTTGGTTGCACTTTTTAGCGATCCCTGGTTCCGTGAGCATTTTTATTTGACAGGCGGAACAGCTCTGGCCGCATTCTATCTCAAACATCGCTATTCCGATGATCTGGATTTCTTCACCCATCAAAATTCCCTCGATAGCATCCCGGAACTCATGCGCATGACCGCAGACCGCCTGGGCCTCAGTGTCATAGCGTTACAAAGAAGCCCAGGGTTTCTTCGCTACGAACTCAACGGAGAACTCAAAGTGGATTTCGTGGTCGATGTCTCTTTTCGTGTCGGTGAACCAGCATCCATCGATGCGTTGATGATTGATTCGATGAACAACATCGCTGTCAATAAAGTGTGCGCCATCTTGGGACGGCTTGACGCCAAAGACTACGTCGACCTTTTCTTCATTCAGAAGGAGCATCAGTTCGATATTTTCGAACTCCTCCGCCTGGGTCAGCAAAAAGATACGGGCTTGGACCCGTTTGTCTGGGCTTCACTCATTGCCGAGGTCGCGCAGCTCGCAATTTTGCCACGGATGATCCGTACAATTTCACTGGAAGAGTTGATCAGCTTCTCTTTAAAACTTCGTGACGACATACTTGACCGTATAAAGCCCACTCACTAA